The Flavobacterium psychrotrophum region TGCTGGCTGCCGGGCAAAACGTAGCGGCAACATCAAGAAACCTGCAACAGCTTAAAGATGCTGTGGGCAGCAACAGCAACAACTTTCTTGCACTGGAAGTAAACCTGGCCGACGACACTTCTGTAAAAAACGCAATACAACAGGCGCATACCCACTTTGGCAGCCTTGATGTATTGATAAACAATGCAGGCTACGGCATTGGCGGCAGCCTTGAAGAACTTACCGATACCGAAATTCGCGCCGCTTTTGATGTCAATGTTTTTGGCACCATCAATACCATTCGCCATACGTTACCTTATATGAGGCAGCAACGCAGCGGGCACATCATCAACATTTCATCTATTGCAGGTTATGCTGCCGCTACGGGCTGGTCAGCTTACGCAGGTACTAAATTCGCCATCTTTGGCCTTACCGAAGTGCTGGCAGAAGATGTAAAAGCGTTTGGCATTAAGGCAACTGTAGTAGCACCCGGAGGATTTCGCACGCAATTTTTAACCGATGATTCTATTGCACTGCCAAAAACCCCGATAGCAGAATATGAAGATGTAAGGGCTGCGCATACAAAACTATTGAGCTATAACGGCCAGCAGGCAGGCGACCCCGAAAAAGCCGCTGCCGCCATGATAGCCCTGGGTTTTGATGCTAACCCACCACAACGCCTGTTTTTAGGCAGCGATGCCTACAACAGGGCAACCGCCAAGATCGAAACCGTGGCCGGAGAGATCGAAACATTTAAAAACACCAGCTTTTCTACCGATTTTTAATTTCTAAACACTTTACATAAAACATTATGGCAACTAAAACATGGTTTATTACCGGAGCCAGCCAGGGCTTTGGGTTGATTTTTATTGAACAATTATTACAAAAAGGTGATAACGTAGCCGCTACATCGCGCAGCCTTGCATCGCTTGAAAAAGCAGCAGGCACACACCCTAACCTGCTTGGGCTGGAGGTTAACCTTACAGATGAGCAGAGTGTAAAAACAGCCGTTGATGCTACTATTGCCAAATTTGGCCGTATAGACGTAGTAGTAAACAACGCCGGTTATGGCCTGCTTGGCGCTGTTGAAGAACTTAGCGATGCAGAAACCCGCCAGAACTTTGAGGTAAACGTATACGGATCGCTTAACGTTATCCGCCAGGCACTACCTTACCTTAGGGAACAGGGCAGCGGGCACATTTTTAACATATCATCTATAGGAGGCTTTTTTGGCGGATTCCCCGGGTTTGGTATTTACTGTGCAACTAAATTTGCGATGGCAGGCTTTACCGAAGCCCTTGCCGAAGAAGCTAAGCCATTTGGCATAAAAACCACGCTGGTACTGCCGGGCTACTTCAGGACAAACTTTTTAGAGTCGTCATCACTGGCTACACCTAAAAATGCACTGGATGCTTATTCAAGTGTAAGGGAATCTCAAAGAATGCACGAGATTGAAATAAACGGCAATCAGCCCGGCGACCCTGCAAAAGGCGTAGCTGAAATGATAAAAATTGCCGAAGGCGATGCTGCACCTTTATACCTCTTTTTAGGTACTGACGCTGTAGACATGGCCGAAAAGAAACTGGAACTGATTAAAAATGAAATTGAAACATGGAGAAGCGTAAGTTCTGCTACTAATTTCTAATTCCTTTTTTCAATCAAAATTTGTTAACAGAACCTTAAAAAATACCTACTTATAGGTATTTTTTTTTTGAACCTAACCTCCTATTTTTGGTTCAGGAGATAATATTTAGCAAATAGTATTAATTTAACAACAGCATTTTGTTGTGCAAAAGCTTTTAGCCGTATTGCAAACCAACCTCATTTCAAGACGGTGGCAACCAATTTTCCACAAAGATTTTTTTTGAGCAAGGCTTCCCCCGGGGTTTGGGAAGCCTTATTTTTTTTAGTACCAGGCCAGTTTAATACGGCACAGGTAATGGTGTGCGGTAATGTAAAGGTAATCTCCACCAAAGGCACAGTTACTTGTGGGCACTCCTGTAAATATCCTGCCTATTAACTTACCCTTAGGCGATATCACCACAACGCCATTTGCTGCACCAGCAAACATATAGCCACCGGCATCTATTTTTATACCATCTGCTGCGGCACGGCTTATGTCGCTGCGCTGTTTACTAAAATCGAAAAATACTTTTCCCTCGCCTAGCTGGCCATCTTTCTTAACCGGATACGCCATGATGTATGGTGTTTGCCCATTACTCTGGCTAACATATAACGTCTTTTCATCCGGCGAAAGCGCCACACCATTTGGCCTGGCAAGGTTAGACACTACCTGACGCACCGTGCTATCAGGTGTAATACTGTAAACCCCTTCTGCTTTTTGCTCACGGTTTGCGGTATCTCCTTCCCTGCCCGGCAATCCATACGGCGGATCGGTAAAATAATAGGTACCGTTACTGTGCTGGCAAATATCATTAGGGCTACTAAAGCGCTTACCCTCCCATTTATCGGCCAAGGTAACCTTGCCACCCAGTGTAAGGTTCATTTTACTTATGCGGCGGTCGCCATGCTCGCAGGCTACGAGTTCGCCGTTGGTATTAATTAGCAGGCCGTTACTGCCGGGTTCATCGCTGTATTTCCCTAAGCCCGTATAGCCGGACGGCTTAAGGAATGTCTTTAGCCCATCCTTTTCGTCCCAGCGAAAAATGGTATTTTGCGGTGCATCGCTAAACAGCAGGTAACCGCCGTCTTTAACCCAAACAGGGCCTTCGCTCCATACAAAACCGGTAGCAAGTACTTCTATCTTAGCATCGGGCAACAGGAGTTTTGTAAATTCAGGGTCGTAGGTTTCAATACTGCCTATAGTGGGCAATGGCTGTTGCGCATAGGCTACAAACCCTACCAGGAGGGCGGTAAAAAGTAATTTCTTCATGTGATGTGTTTTGGAAACGGAAAGGTAGGTAAAAACGGGCATTTGAGGATTTGGAATCAGAAGCCTGTTTTAAATCTGCTCCATCTAATACTAAAAGTAAACATAATATAGTTCAAATATTTTTTCTCGCAAAGGCGCAGAGGCGCAAAGATGTATCCTTACTTAAGTTAACACACAATCGACTTATAAGTCGCAAAGCTTTGCGACACGACATCTCTGTGTGACATTTAAAACTTTGGACTAAATATATAAAAAAAGGTATAATTTATTGCAGGATATTAGTACGCTTAAGTGTACACATTATAGTACTTCCATCCTTTTTTAGTAGCGACACACTAACCTCAGAAGCCATTTTTCCCCGTATCTGTTCTAAGATTCCGCACCATATCCCGGAATCAATATCTACCGTATTTTGGCCATTTATAGCGGTCACAGCATCGCCTGATTCTATGCCGTGTTTAAACGCATTGCTACCCTCCCAGACTATAGAAACGGTTACATTACCATCTTTATAAACAGGAGCAAAACCAAAGGTATTGTACTCTCCATTTACATCTACAACTTTTTCAGGAAGGTAAATGCGGCGTTTTTTCCAGTCGAGTATCACTTCGCCAAATCCTTTAAAAATATCATTCCCCATCAGAAAGGTATCAGCATGATCTATATCTGCAACACCGTTTAAAACCAAATGCCTTTTGTTCGCTATATAAACACTATCTACAATGCCCATATATCTTTCTTTATAATCATTTTCAAAGAGCGTGATCGTGGTAGTGCCATAACCTTTTTTAAAGGGCTTTTCATGATTTTTACGGCTTTTAAAATAAAGGCTGTCGGGTATCGAATAGCCTCCGTTAAAACCAGTATCCATCAGCATATTTACGCTATAATCTCCCATAAAAAGCTCAAGCATGGGCGAACCCGAAAAACCCTCATTAAAATCAACGGCATAAAAATTATCTCCGGGCTTAATGGCTTTGTCAGACATGGTAATAACCTCGTTTTTATAATCGATTTTCCAGTGGCAGGTACGCATTAAATTAGTACCCAGTAAACCATCGATCTTAACGCAATATAGTGTTTCAAACTTCTTCATATCAGATACAATAGCCACCATATTCTTAAATTCTACACCACCAAATTGTACGTTTGGCATACTGTAAAATGGTTCTTCCTGTACTGTTCCTGAACCATCAACTATATTATTTTTAAACAATGGCTTTAGGGCAAGCCTGGCTGCAATTTCTTCAGATATAACAGTAGCTGCCCCGGTATCAAATAAAAAGTGGTAGGTTTCTCCGGCAATGATAACCGGCACGACAATTTGGTCGTCTTTACCATCAAACGGAATTGTGCTAAGAAATTTCTTCTGTACCGGGCGGGCTGCAAAAAGATATTTATCGCGGTTTTTAAAAGATTGTTTTTCGGCCGGTGTCTGGGCAATTGCAAATAGAGGAAACAGGAGCAGGAGTAAAATGTATTTCATAAAGATTGGTTTGCTTAAATATAGCAAAATCTGTGCTATACTGTTTTAGGGAATTAAAATATTCAGCTATGATGGTGTATTATATCATTCTGAGCATATAAATTAGTCTAACAATTTTAAAAATTTCTCGCAAAGCCGCGAAGTCGCAAAGCGGTACAACTGATTTAATTAACATGCTACTAATGAATCGCAAAGCTTCGCGGCTTTGCGAGAAAAATATTCAAGCTAACACATATTTTCACTTAGTACTACTTATTCCCGAACCTGCTAAAAACAAAAAATCCCGTCTGCTTATTGCAAACGGGATTCTCATATATTTCTAAAATCTTATTTTTTCACTTTTCGCAATTCCCTTGCCAATAGCGTGTTCTTAAGAAGCATTGCAATTGTCATAGGCCCTACACCACCCGGAACCGGGGTAATAAAGCTGGCCTTTTTGCTAACATTTTCAAAGTCTACGTCGCCGGTAATTTTATAACCTTTCTCGTTAGTTTCATCCGGTACGCGGGTAATGCCCACGTCTATAACCACTACATCGTCTTTAACCATTTCGGCTTTCAGGTAGTTAGGTACACCCAGTGCTGTAATGATAATATCTGCCTGTGTGGTGATCTGGCTAATATTCTTAGTATGGCTGTGCGTAAGAGTTACGGTACTGTTACCCGGAAAGCCCTTGCGGCCCATTAGTATGCTCATAGGGCGGCCCACAATGTGGCTGCGGCCTATAACCACGGTATGTTTACCCGCAGTTTCTACGTTATAACGCTCAAGCAATTCAAGGATACCAAACGGTGTAGCCGGAATGAACGTTGTCATATCAAGCGCCATTTTACCAAAGTTTTCAGGGTGGAAACCATCCACGTCTTTACTTGGGTCGATAGCCATAAGTACTTTTTGCTCGTCTATTTGCTTAGGCAGCGGTAACTGTACTATAAAACCATCAATATCGTCATTCTGGTTAAGCTCTTCAATTTTCTTTAAAAGTTCAAGCTCGCTAATGGTAGCAGGTAGTTTTATCAGGGTACTTTCAAAACCTATCTTTTCGCACGATTTTACTTTGCTACCTACATAAGTAAGGCTGGCTCCGTCGTTACCTACAAGCACAGCAGCAAGGTGCGGCACCTTTTCGCCATTGGCTTTCATTTTTGCTACCTCGGCAGCTATTTCATTCTTAATGTCTTCAGAGACTTTTTTTCCGTCGAGTAGTTGCATTCTTTATGTTTGTAGTTGTTGTTGTTTATTGTTTGTAGTTTAGGGTTATGCGTTCAACGTTCTGATTGGCAACCATAAACTGTAGCAGCAAAGCTGCTGCTACCCCTGCATTCCTTTCATGCCACCCATCATGCGCATAAGGTTTTTGCCGGCACCGCCCTGCATCATCTTCATCATTTTGCTCATCTGGTCAAACTGCTTTAGCAATTGGTTTACCTGCTGTACGCTGGTACCAGAACCTTTAGCAATACGGTTTTTACGCTTAACATCTATAGTTGCAGGTTTGCTACGCTCGCCCGGGGTCATACTGTGTATTATGGCTTCGATGTGCTTAAAGGCATCATCTTCTATCTCTACATCTTTAAGGGCTTTGCCTGCACCGGGAATCATCCCAACAAGGTCTTTCATGTTACCCATTTTTTTAACCTGCTGTATCTGCGAAAGGAAATCGTCAAAACCAAATTCGTTCTTCGCGATTTTCTTTTGTAGTTTGCGTGCCTCTTCTTCGTCATACTGCTCCTGCGCACGCTCTACAAGCGACACCACGTCGCCCATACCAAGAATACGCTCAGCCATACGTGCAGGGTAAAACACGTCTATAGCCTCCATCTTCTCTCCGGTACCGATGAACTTGATAGGCTTATCTACTACCGATTTAATGGTGATGGCAGCACCACCGCGTGTATCGCCATCAAGCTTGGTAAGGATAACACCATCAAAGTTAAGCCTGTCGTTAAAGGCTTTTGCAGTGTTTACAGCATCCTGGCCCGTCATGGCATCTACCACAAACAGGGTTTCGTGCGGCTCTATAGCTTTATGAACGTTAGCAATCTCGTTCATCATCTCCTCGTCTACGGCAAGGCGGCCGGCGGTATCTACAATAACCACGTTAAAGCCGTTAGCCTTAGCGTGCTTAATAGCGTTCTGGGCAATTTCTACAGGGTTGCGGTTGCCTTCTTCGCTATACACCTCTACTCCTATCTGACCTCCTACAACATGAAGCTGGTTGATGGCCGCAGGGCGGTAAATATCACACGCTACAAGAAGCGGTTTTTTGTTCTTTTTTGTTTTAAGGTAATTAGCCAGCTTACCAGAGAAGGTAGTTTTACCACTACCCTGTAAGCCCGACATAAGTATAACTGTAGGGTTTCCGCTAAGGTTAACCCCGGCAGTTTCTCCCCCCATAAGCTCGGTAAGTTCGTCTTTAACAATCTTAACCATAAGCTGACCCGGCTGTAGCGTTGTAAGTACGTTTTCGCCCAGTGCCTTATCGCGCACGCGGGTTGTAAAGTCTTTGGCTATCTTAAAGTTAACGTCGGCATCAAGTAATGCACGGCGCACCTCTTTAAGGGTGTCGGCTACGTTTACATCGGTAATCTTTCCGTGGCCTTTCAGTATATGGAATGCCTTATCTAATTTATCGCTTAAATTATCAAACATAATGTGGTTTCATTTAAAGAAGCGCAAATTTAAGGATTTGATTTTGAAGTAAGGAGTTATAAAATAAAAAATGGACAATTAACAGCCATTATTTAAAAGTTTTAGCCTTTGCGCATAAATCAATGTAAGAAAAAGACACTTAATACAGCAACCATATATTTTTATGGCATGGTTAACGCTTACAGAATATAAAGAAGCCGGCTCTGGGGGAGCCGGCATTTCCACCTAAATCTGTTTAAAGATTACACCTTTTACAATGCTATTATAAAACTACAGCGTTTTAGCAAGACCACAAAGGCCCGTCGAGAATTTACACTATTTGACCGAGAATTCGCATTAAACAAACAATCAGCTATTTAAACCTGGCTTAACATCAAAAAAAAACCGGCACCCTAAGGCACCGGCAGGAGAAAAATTAAATTAAATGTTTCTTTTTCAATGATAATTTTTAATTCTTAATATGTTGTACTATAACAGCCATGTTCTAAAACACCCTACTTTTCTGACTAAAAAAATAAATAAAAAAACCTGCTACATAGTTGTAGCAGGCTCCTTAATAAAAACTATCAACTAAGGTTTACTTGTCAGTTTTACACTAACTCAAATGTTTTCTAAATTTAGTTAATTTTTAAAATAAAACAAAATAAATTATTAAAAAAAATAAATTATAATTCATCAATTTAAGAATGTAAGATTATTAGTAAACATTTCAGGGTTTTAGAATATATAATGTGGTTAACAAATAGGCAATCTTGGCAATTCAGCATTGTTTGTCTCTCTTTGGCAATACGCATCATCTTAAAACTAAAGTAGGGAAAAACATTTGCCAACTGTTATTTACAGTATTTGGCTACAAGCCTATATTTAACACCGTCCATAACCATAAATTTGTTACCTTAACACCCATTTACAGCCGCTTATGAATGATGAAAGACAAAGGGGAATA contains the following coding sequences:
- a CDS encoding SDR family NAD(P)-dependent oxidoreductase — its product is MQNQTVKTWLVTGASKGLGLALVNQLLAAGQNVAATSRNLQQLKDAVGSNSNNFLALEVNLADDTSVKNAIQQAHTHFGSLDVLINNAGYGIGGSLEELTDTEIRAAFDVNVFGTINTIRHTLPYMRQQRSGHIINISSIAGYAAATGWSAYAGTKFAIFGLTEVLAEDVKAFGIKATVVAPGGFRTQFLTDDSIALPKTPIAEYEDVRAAHTKLLSYNGQQAGDPEKAAAAMIALGFDANPPQRLFLGSDAYNRATAKIETVAGEIETFKNTSFSTDF
- a CDS encoding SDR family NAD(P)-dependent oxidoreductase; the protein is MATKTWFITGASQGFGLIFIEQLLQKGDNVAATSRSLASLEKAAGTHPNLLGLEVNLTDEQSVKTAVDATIAKFGRIDVVVNNAGYGLLGAVEELSDAETRQNFEVNVYGSLNVIRQALPYLREQGSGHIFNISSIGGFFGGFPGFGIYCATKFAMAGFTEALAEEAKPFGIKTTLVLPGYFRTNFLESSSLATPKNALDAYSSVRESQRMHEIEINGNQPGDPAKGVAEMIKIAEGDAAPLYLFLGTDAVDMAEKKLELIKNEIETWRSVSSATNF
- a CDS encoding SMP-30/gluconolactonase/LRE family protein; translated protein: MKKLLFTALLVGFVAYAQQPLPTIGSIETYDPEFTKLLLPDAKIEVLATGFVWSEGPVWVKDGGYLLFSDAPQNTIFRWDEKDGLKTFLKPSGYTGLGKYSDEPGSNGLLINTNGELVACEHGDRRISKMNLTLGGKVTLADKWEGKRFSSPNDICQHSNGTYYFTDPPYGLPGREGDTANREQKAEGVYSITPDSTVRQVVSNLARPNGVALSPDEKTLYVSQSNGQTPYIMAYPVKKDGQLGEGKVFFDFSKQRSDISRAAADGIKIDAGGYMFAGAANGVVVISPKGKLIGRIFTGVPTSNCAFGGDYLYITAHHYLCRIKLAWY
- a CDS encoding aspartyl protease family protein — encoded protein: MKYILLLLLFPLFAIAQTPAEKQSFKNRDKYLFAARPVQKKFLSTIPFDGKDDQIVVPVIIAGETYHFLFDTGAATVISEEIAARLALKPLFKNNIVDGSGTVQEEPFYSMPNVQFGGVEFKNMVAIVSDMKKFETLYCVKIDGLLGTNLMRTCHWKIDYKNEVITMSDKAIKPGDNFYAVDFNEGFSGSPMLELFMGDYSVNMLMDTGFNGGYSIPDSLYFKSRKNHEKPFKKGYGTTTITLFENDYKERYMGIVDSVYIANKRHLVLNGVADIDHADTFLMGNDIFKGFGEVILDWKKRRIYLPEKVVDVNGEYNTFGFAPVYKDGNVTVSIVWEGSNAFKHGIESGDAVTAINGQNTVDIDSGIWCGILEQIRGKMASEVSVSLLKKDGSTIMCTLKRTNILQ
- a CDS encoding bifunctional 5,10-methylenetetrahydrofolate dehydrogenase/5,10-methenyltetrahydrofolate cyclohydrolase, whose translation is MQLLDGKKVSEDIKNEIAAEVAKMKANGEKVPHLAAVLVGNDGASLTYVGSKVKSCEKIGFESTLIKLPATISELELLKKIEELNQNDDIDGFIVQLPLPKQIDEQKVLMAIDPSKDVDGFHPENFGKMALDMTTFIPATPFGILELLERYNVETAGKHTVVIGRSHIVGRPMSILMGRKGFPGNSTVTLTHSHTKNISQITTQADIIITALGVPNYLKAEMVKDDVVVIDVGITRVPDETNEKGYKITGDVDFENVSKKASFITPVPGGVGPMTIAMLLKNTLLARELRKVKK
- the ffh gene encoding signal recognition particle protein; amino-acid sequence: MFDNLSDKLDKAFHILKGHGKITDVNVADTLKEVRRALLDADVNFKIAKDFTTRVRDKALGENVLTTLQPGQLMVKIVKDELTELMGGETAGVNLSGNPTVILMSGLQGSGKTTFSGKLANYLKTKKNKKPLLVACDIYRPAAINQLHVVGGQIGVEVYSEEGNRNPVEIAQNAIKHAKANGFNVVIVDTAGRLAVDEEMMNEIANVHKAIEPHETLFVVDAMTGQDAVNTAKAFNDRLNFDGVILTKLDGDTRGGAAITIKSVVDKPIKFIGTGEKMEAIDVFYPARMAERILGMGDVVSLVERAQEQYDEEEARKLQKKIAKNEFGFDDFLSQIQQVKKMGNMKDLVGMIPGAGKALKDVEIEDDAFKHIEAIIHSMTPGERSKPATIDVKRKNRIAKGSGTSVQQVNQLLKQFDQMSKMMKMMQGGAGKNLMRMMGGMKGMQG